One window from the genome of Mauremys mutica isolate MM-2020 ecotype Southern chromosome 4, ASM2049712v1, whole genome shotgun sequence encodes:
- the LOC123368520 gene encoding tapasin-like, producing MSEISKPESVTVGKEITLSCRMTGHFPGALSVAWLRTQRSTTSARFEEKSKRDILVPLENSAEYRIEPGAPHTQDGKSFQQETRLSFTPSVQRDQGAKFICRVGHVTLEIPLERDTGELHVAEPPQAPVLREISRPQVLAPGKQVTLICYISRFYPKELSVTWYRRGRGESAFRCLDKPDTHEIVTPDPTAAPDRKSYFVMSQLCLTPVLPEDDGAEYRCSVEHETLQEPEGKSTGPLELRGGPPLDGDTSVF from the exons atgtCAGAAATCTCCAAACCCGAGTCagtgacagtggggaaggaaatcACCCTGAGCTGCCGCATGACGGGACATTTCCCCGGGGCGCTGAGTGTGGCCTGGCTCAGAACGCAGAGATCAACCACAAGCGCTCGATTTGAGGAAAAGAGCAAGAGAGACATCCTGGTTCCTCTAGAAAACTCTGCCGAGTACAGAATCGAGCCcggagctccccacacacaggacGGGAAAAGCTTCCAGCAGGAGACGAGACTCAGCTTCACCCCCTCGGTGCAGAGAGACCAGGGGGCCAAGTTCATCTGCCGGGTGGGACACGTCACCCTAGAGATCCCCCTGGAGAGAGACACTGGGGAGCTGCACGTGGCAG AGCCACCACAAGCTCCAGTTCTTCGCGAGATCTCCCGGCCGCAGGTCCTGGCCCCCGGGAAGCAGGTCACACTGATCTGCTACATATCCAGGTTCTACCCCAAGGAGCTGAGCGTGACCTGGTACCgacggggaaggggagagtcggCGTTCAGGTGCTTAGACAAGCCGGACACCCACGAGATTGTcaccccagaccccacagccgcgCCAGACAGGAAATCCTACTTCGTGatgtcccagctctgcctcacccCCGTGCTGCCCGAGGACGACGGGGCAGAGTACCGGTGTTCTGTGGAACATGAAACCCTGCAGGAGCCTGAAGGAAAATCCACTGGGCCGCTGGAGCTGCGAG GTGGCCCCCCTCTCGATGGAGACACGTCCGTTTTTTGA